A stretch of Dryobates pubescens isolate bDryPub1 chromosome 35, bDryPub1.pri, whole genome shotgun sequence DNA encodes these proteins:
- the LEMD2 gene encoding LEM domain-containing protein 2: MAELTDAELRKELLELGYQPGPITATTRKVYVKKLGCLRAEVAAAKRRGRGAPPSPGRSPARPQQASPSRQRSGFSLGHVGATRDSEEEEEDEEEEEEGGQLPASRWGTSGEGDGLSWGGSRGSPPGRSAGLGSRAEGGLSRDSFGGLSGSAQWGTSVERGGGVRDGLGSSVSGLGGLSSPSQWDTSVQRSGGLGLDPTSQWDAPAQRSRGLGAGLGASLDGFRGAGTPWGTAAESSGGLSSGFRPALDRFWGSNNAPQWSQSGGVAAAGTSLDGAGGLSSSSAWGSSAGRSGGLGAKPLGSEESGGPKARSHWGTSGGGSGGQSSRAQWEAAGERKGLSNSWWRREGEVSPGSPWGSSAAPAGLSHRFGRGKEELAAGVRKEAGRSPAPGGWGAGLIRRLPWRAGREPGQASGGWWDGAGQGVTARPHLLRTAPRQPAGGKAKGFEYFLSQFLFLATVVLLLIFLGILVVKMLGSGWLERREESFNLLPVDCDEKTDKFCQSKQKDTVMSMLHELYNYLSIQAGNFECGNPEKLRSKCIWVHEAKEHLMNITGSSPQRFEDALLWILNSNKDLGIRLKGRDLVEEVSRVEEVFCLESAHPQMGLGCRFRRAVVTAITNLFLFFWGLVTLWGILLLLRYRWRKREEEEQAMYEMVKSIIAVVQDHYKEWERNLERYPYVGIFHVRDSLIPPQSRKKMKRVWERAVDFLASNESRIQTESHRVGGEDMLVWRWTQPSYLSDSEH; the protein is encoded by the exons ATGGCGGAGCTGACAGACGCGGAGCTCCGGAAGGAGCTGTTGGAGCTCGGTTACCAGCCGGGGCCCATCACCGCCACCACCCGCAAGGTCTACGTCAAGAAGCTGGGCTGCCTGCGGGCCGAGGTAGCGGCGGCGAAGCGCAGAGGCCGCGGCGCGCCGCCGAGCCCGGGccgcagccctgccaggccGCAGCAGGCCTCGCCCTCCCGGCAGCGCTCCGGCTTCAGCCTCGGCCACGTCGGAGCCACCCGCgacagtgaggaggaggaggaggatgaggaggaagaggaggaaggggggcaGCTGCCCGCGTCCCGCTGGGGGACGTCTGGAGAGGGTGACGGGCTGTCCTGGGGGGGCTCCCGAGGGTCCCCCCCGGGCCGGAGCGCAGGACTCGGCTCCAGGGCTGAGGGGGGCCTGTCCCGAGACAGTTTTGGGGGGCTGAGTGGCTCGGCGCAGTGGGGGACGTCGGTAGAGAGAGGTGGAGGTGTCAGGGATGGTCTGGGGTCCTCCGTGAGCGGGCTCGGGGGGCTGAGCTCCCCTTCCCAGTGGGATACATCCGTCCAGAGAAGCGGGGGGCTCGGGCTGGACCCCACGTCCCAGTGGGACGCGCCTGCACAGAGAAGCAGGGGGCTCGGCGCTGGGCTGGGGGCGTCCCTGGATGGGTTtcggggggcaggca CGCCCTGGGGCacggcagcagagagcagcggGGGGCTCAGCTCCGGCTTCAGGCCGGCCCTGGACAGGTTTTGGGGCTCGAACAACGCACCCCAGTGGAGCCAGTCTGGCGGCGTGGCTGCGGCAGGGACATccctggatggggctggggggctgagctccagctccgcctggggctcctctgcaggcaggagcgGGGGGCTCGGCGCCAAGCCCCTCGGCAGTGAGGAGAGCGGCGGCCCGAAGGCCAGGAGCCATTGGGGCACGTCCGGAGGTGGAAGCGGGGGGCAGAGCTCCCGAGCGCAGTGGGAGGCGGCCGGCGAGAGGAAGGGGCTCTCCAACAGCtggtggaggagggagggggaggtgagCCCCGGCTCCCCCTGGGGCTCCTCGGCGGCACCCGCGGGGTTGAGTCACCGCTtcggcagagggaaggaggagttgGCTGCCGGCGTCCggaaggaggcaggcaggagcccggCCCCCGGCGGCTGGGGAGCGGGGCTGATCCGGCGGCTGCCCTGGAGGGCCGGGAGGGAGCCGGGGCAGGCCTCGGGCGGCTGGTGGGacggggctgggcagggggtgacCGCCCGCCCCCACTTGCTGCGGACAGCGCCCAGGCAGCCGGCAGGAGGCAAGGCCAAGGGCTTTGAGTACTTCCTCTCCCAGTTCCTCTTCCTCGCCAccgttgtgctgctgctgatcttCCTGGGCATCCTCGTGGTGAAGATGCTTGGCTCCggctggctggagaggagagaggagagct TTAACCTCTTGCCTGTGGACTGTGATGAGAAGACAGATAAG TTCTGCCAGAGcaagcagaaggacacagtcaTGAGCATGCTGCATgagctctacaactacctgtccATACAGGCTG GTAATTTTGAGTGTGGCAACCCTGAGAAGCTGAGAAGCAAATGCATTTGGGTTCATGAAGCCAAGGAGCACCTGATG AACATCACTGGGAGCTCCCCACAGAGGTTTGAGGATGCCCTGCTCTGGATCCTGAACAGCAACAAGGACCTGGGAATAAG GTTGAAAGGCAGAGACCTTGTGGAAGAGGTGAGCAGGGTGGAGGAAGTGTTCTGCCTGGAGTCAGCTCACCctcagatggggctgggctgccgcTTCCGCCGCGCCGTGGTCACTGCCATCACcaacctcttcctcttcttctggg GCCTGGTCACCCTCTGgggcatcctgctgctgctgcgctaCCGCTGGCgcaagagggaggaggaggagcaggccaTGTACGAGATGGTGAAGAGCATCATAG ctgttgTCCAGGACCACTACAAGGAGTGGGAGCGGAACCTGGAGCGCTACCCTTACGTCGGCATCTTCCACGTCCGGGACAGCCTCATCcccccccagagcag GAAGAAGATGAAGCGAGTCTGGGAGCGAGCTGTGGACTTCCTGGCTTCCAACGAGTCCAGGATCCAGACTGAGTCGCacagggtgggaggggaggacaTGCTGGTGTGGAGATGGACTCAGCCTTCCTACCTCTCGGATTCGGAGCactga